The following proteins come from a genomic window of Frankia casuarinae:
- a CDS encoding ISAzo13-like element ISFsp13 family transposase, producing the protein MERINEVVLAEKFAVLLPHLDERQRRLVLGADARAFGHGGIRLVARAAGVSVDTVSRGVAELGAGAASTGRVRAPGGGRKALREKDPELVAALLALVEPDQRGAPESPLRWTVKSTRRLAEQLTARGHPVGADTVGGLLRAEGFSLQGTSRTTEGARHPDRDDQFRYINERVKEFTAGGQPVVSVDTKKKEVLGDYAVAGREWHRKGQPVRVRAHDFPEKGAQKAVPYGVYDLAADTGWVSVGCDGDTAAFAVATLRRWWDGEGRHRYPTATRLLITADVGGANGYRVRAWKKELADLARTTGLQITVCHFPPGTSKWNKIEHRLFSRISTNWRGRPLTSHEVVVNTIGATTTRTGLSVHAELDPGSYPTGLTVPDEVMDALPLTAHDWHGPWNYTLAPAPPRAVSTPASRYVETGQPDDRAPDWLHHPTITGMNGGEYATLLASVEQYILDHPPISLHPKRARHRVLRRGPLSLSDRLLVTVIHHRWTTQQQALTRLLGSPRGAVGDAIHEMTPVLDGLDRRIQPAPITAPTVQDLTTLIHNIKNGPY; encoded by the coding sequence GTGGAGCGGATCAACGAGGTGGTGCTCGCGGAGAAGTTCGCGGTGCTGTTGCCGCATCTGGATGAGCGGCAGCGCCGGCTGGTGCTGGGTGCGGACGCGCGGGCGTTCGGGCATGGCGGGATCCGTCTGGTGGCCCGGGCGGCCGGGGTATCGGTGGACACGGTCTCGCGTGGTGTCGCCGAGCTGGGGGCGGGCGCAGCCTCGACGGGCCGGGTGCGCGCGCCGGGTGGGGGTCGTAAGGCGTTGCGGGAGAAGGATCCGGAGCTGGTGGCGGCGCTGCTGGCGCTGGTCGAGCCCGACCAGCGGGGGGCTCCGGAGTCGCCGTTGCGGTGGACGGTGAAGTCCACCCGCCGGCTCGCCGAGCAGCTCACCGCACGTGGGCATCCGGTCGGCGCGGATACGGTCGGTGGGCTGCTGCGGGCGGAGGGGTTCAGCCTGCAGGGCACCTCACGCACGACCGAGGGCGCACGTCACCCTGACCGGGACGACCAGTTTCGCTATATCAACGAACGGGTCAAGGAGTTCACCGCGGGCGGGCAGCCGGTCGTCAGTGTGGACACGAAGAAAAAGGAAGTCCTCGGTGACTACGCCGTCGCCGGACGGGAGTGGCACCGTAAGGGGCAGCCGGTGCGGGTCCGCGCCCATGACTTTCCCGAGAAGGGCGCGCAGAAGGCAGTGCCCTACGGGGTCTACGATCTGGCCGCCGACACCGGCTGGGTGTCGGTCGGCTGCGACGGGGACACCGCCGCGTTCGCGGTCGCGACCCTGCGTCGCTGGTGGGACGGGGAAGGCCGTCACCGCTACCCGACCGCGACCCGGCTGCTGATCACCGCGGACGTCGGCGGGGCCAACGGCTACCGGGTACGTGCCTGGAAGAAGGAACTCGCCGACCTCGCCCGCACGACCGGCCTGCAGATCACCGTGTGCCACTTCCCGCCGGGCACGTCGAAATGGAACAAGATCGAGCACCGGTTGTTCTCCCGGATCAGTACGAACTGGCGTGGCCGGCCGTTGACCAGCCACGAGGTCGTGGTCAACACGATCGGCGCGACGACGACTCGCACCGGGCTGAGCGTCCACGCCGAACTCGACCCCGGCTCCTACCCGACCGGGCTGACCGTGCCCGACGAGGTCATGGACGCCCTACCACTGACCGCCCACGACTGGCACGGCCCGTGGAACTACACCCTCGCCCCGGCGCCACCCCGCGCCGTCTCGACGCCGGCGTCCCGGTACGTCGAGACCGGCCAGCCCGACGACCGGGCCCCGGACTGGCTACACCATCCGACGATCACCGGGATGAACGGCGGCGAGTACGCCACCCTGCTCGCCTCCGTCGAGCAGTACATCCTCGACCACCCGCCCATCAGCCTGCACCCCAAGCGCGCCCGTCACCGGGTCCTGCGACGCGGGCCCCTGTCGCTGTCCGACCGGCTGCTGGTCACCGTGATCCACCACCGGTGGACCACCCAGCAGCAGGCCCTCACCCGTCTGCTGGGCTCACCCCGCGGAGCCGTCGGCGACGCGATCCACGAGATGACCCCAGTCCTGGACGGCCTCGACCGGCGGATCCAACCCGCGCCGATCACCGCGCCCACCGTCCAGGACCTCACCACCCTGATCCACAACATCAAGAACGGACCTTATTAA
- a CDS encoding ISAs1 family transposase translates to MSVGALSRAAAVVVGAGAVSRAGIWERLAAIPDHRSARGLVYPLPVLAAVWLCAVTAAGHDRVAAVTEWLAATSWTERVRLRLPWNPWDGHLLPDEATIRRFLNTVDDQALATALLDPPLADTPADLTDAVPSAPVRPPAGDQAVPVRAYAVDGKTSRGAKRADGSQVHLLGVAAHGAGALLGQREIDAKSNETTEFRALLAPLELAGAFVSFDALHTVRSNLDWLVVRKNAHYLAVAKHNQPKLRAFLAALPWTEIPTADLTRDRGHGREETRTLKVATVTHLDFPHAAQAIRIRRWRRQKGQPASHETIYAITDATADQASPALLADLARGQWHIEVKQHYVRDVTFGEDSSTSRTGRGPAVLALFRATVADTLRRAGHRSVPACRRAHKTATAALDLHGFP, encoded by the coding sequence GTGTCTGTGGGCGCATTGTCCCGTGCCGCGGCCGTGGTGGTGGGAGCCGGGGCCGTGTCGCGTGCGGGGATCTGGGAACGGTTGGCGGCGATACCGGATCATCGGTCCGCCCGAGGGCTGGTCTATCCGCTTCCGGTGCTGGCAGCGGTCTGGTTGTGCGCGGTGACCGCGGCCGGGCATGACCGGGTCGCGGCGGTGACCGAGTGGCTGGCGGCGACGAGCTGGACGGAACGAGTCCGGTTACGGCTGCCGTGGAATCCGTGGGACGGGCACCTGCTGCCGGACGAGGCCACGATCCGCCGGTTCCTCAACACCGTCGATGACCAGGCGCTCGCCACCGCGTTGCTTGATCCGCCGCTGGCCGACACCCCGGCTGACCTCACCGATGCGGTCCCGTCCGCCCCGGTTCGTCCGCCTGCCGGGGACCAGGCGGTGCCAGTGCGGGCGTATGCGGTGGACGGGAAGACCAGCCGAGGCGCGAAACGCGCGGACGGGAGCCAGGTCCACCTGCTCGGGGTCGCCGCCCACGGCGCCGGGGCGCTCCTCGGCCAGCGGGAGATCGACGCGAAAAGCAACGAGACCACCGAGTTCCGTGCGCTGCTGGCACCCCTGGAGCTGGCCGGGGCGTTCGTGTCGTTCGATGCCCTGCACACGGTGCGGTCCAACCTCGACTGGCTCGTCGTCCGGAAGAACGCCCACTACCTGGCGGTCGCGAAACACAACCAGCCGAAGCTACGGGCGTTCCTGGCCGCGTTGCCGTGGACGGAGATCCCGACCGCGGACCTCACCCGCGACCGGGGTCATGGCCGGGAGGAGACCCGCACCCTGAAGGTCGCCACCGTCACCCACCTCGACTTCCCACACGCGGCCCAGGCCATCCGGATCAGACGCTGGCGCCGGCAGAAAGGCCAGCCAGCCAGCCACGAGACGATCTACGCGATCACTGATGCGACCGCGGACCAGGCCAGCCCCGCGCTGCTGGCCGATCTCGCCCGCGGCCAGTGGCACATCGAGGTCAAACAGCACTACGTCCGCGACGTGACCTTCGGGGAGGACTCCAGCACCAGCCGGACCGGCCGCGGTCCCGCCGTCCTCGCGCTGTTCCGGGCCACCGTCGCCGATACCCTGCGTCGCGCCGGTCATCGCAGCGTTCCCGCCTGCCGCCGCGCCCACAAGACCGCCACCGCCGCCCTCGACCTTCACGGCTTCCCCTGA
- a CDS encoding IS5 family transposase: MAERKPYPSDLSDEAWDLIRPVLTAWKARHPSASGHEGGYDMREIVNAVLYQARTGCQWRYLPHDLPPTSAVYYYFGQWRDDGTTETIHDLLRWLVREHHRRKADPSAVVLDSQTVRSSTNAPKGTTGLDPGKKSPGRKRGIAVDTLGLLIAVVVVAASVHDNTIGTALLDRVAAAAPPVRKAWVDAGFKTTVVEHGAGLGIDVEVVGREPGARGFTPLPKRWRVEQTLGTLMLHRRLARDYEAKPASAVAMIHWSMVEVMARRLTGAATPTWRDPPV; this comes from the coding sequence ATGGCAGAACGCAAGCCGTACCCCAGTGACCTGTCCGATGAGGCGTGGGACCTGATCCGCCCGGTCCTCACCGCGTGGAAGGCCCGGCACCCCTCGGCCAGCGGGCACGAGGGCGGCTACGACATGCGGGAGATCGTGAACGCGGTCCTCTACCAGGCCCGGACCGGCTGCCAGTGGCGCTACCTGCCCCACGACCTGCCCCCGACGTCCGCGGTGTACTACTACTTCGGCCAGTGGCGCGACGACGGCACCACCGAGACGATCCACGACCTGCTGCGCTGGCTGGTCCGTGAGCACCACCGCAGGAAAGCCGACCCGAGCGCGGTCGTGCTGGACTCCCAGACCGTCCGGTCCTCCACCAACGCCCCGAAGGGCACGACCGGCCTGGACCCGGGAAAGAAAAGCCCGGGCCGTAAACGCGGGATCGCCGTCGACACGTTGGGACTGCTCATCGCCGTGGTCGTGGTCGCAGCCAGCGTGCACGACAACACCATCGGCACCGCCCTGCTGGACCGGGTCGCCGCCGCCGCCCCGCCGGTGCGCAAGGCGTGGGTGGACGCCGGGTTCAAGACCACCGTCGTCGAGCACGGCGCCGGTCTGGGCATCGATGTCGAGGTCGTCGGACGCGAGCCGGGAGCGCGGGGGTTCACCCCGCTCCCGAAACGGTGGCGGGTCGAGCAGACCCTGGGCACGTTGATGCTGCACCGGCGGCTGGCCCGGGACTACGAGGCGAAACCGGCCAGCGCGGTAGCGATGATCCACTGGTCGATGGTGGAGGTGATGGCCCGCCGGCTGACCGGGGCGGCCACCCCGACCTGGCGTGACCCGCCGGTCTGA
- a CDS encoding cytochrome P450, protein MAGERTEPAPGMFTAMDPPEHTRYRRHIVEWFSTRRTRSLEPRVIEIVDQHLDAMIAGGGPADLVSAFAEPVSALVICELLGVPVEQREVFGAAIAALFTVHSSAEEAISGWQNIGGLLMGLIQAKRVASADDLLGTLVARGELSDEELMTIGSVLLVAGHDTSTNMIAMGTFALLEHPEQYAALAADPGLAPGAVEELLRYLTIVHAGSIRAVSADLEFDGHQLTAGDAVSLSLAAANRDPALCDAPDRLDITREPVPHLAFGHGIHQCVGQQLSRLELRIAFESLARRLPNLHVAVPTSEIRTRSEMIIYGVRELPVTW, encoded by the coding sequence ATGGCAGGCGAACGCACCGAGCCGGCGCCGGGCATGTTCACCGCGATGGATCCTCCGGAGCACACCCGCTACCGGCGGCATATCGTCGAGTGGTTCTCGACGCGTCGGACCAGGTCCCTGGAGCCGCGGGTGATCGAGATCGTCGACCAGCACCTGGACGCGATGATCGCCGGTGGCGGTCCGGCCGACCTGGTGTCGGCGTTCGCCGAACCGGTGTCCGCGCTGGTGATTTGCGAACTGCTGGGAGTGCCCGTCGAGCAGCGTGAGGTGTTCGGCGCGGCTATCGCAGCGTTGTTCACCGTTCACTCCAGCGCGGAGGAGGCCATCAGCGGCTGGCAGAACATCGGTGGACTGCTGATGGGTCTCATCCAGGCCAAGCGGGTCGCATCGGCGGACGACCTGCTGGGCACGCTGGTGGCCCGGGGTGAGCTCAGCGACGAGGAGCTGATGACGATCGGCAGTGTGCTGCTGGTCGCCGGGCACGACACCAGCACCAACATGATCGCGATGGGAACGTTCGCGCTGCTGGAACATCCCGAGCAGTATGCGGCGCTGGCCGCGGACCCGGGCCTGGCGCCCGGTGCTGTCGAGGAACTGCTTCGCTACCTGACGATCGTGCACGCCGGCTCGATCCGTGCGGTCTCCGCCGATCTGGAGTTCGACGGCCACCAGCTGACCGCGGGTGACGCGGTGTCGCTCTCCCTCGCCGCGGCCAATCGGGACCCCGCACTGTGCGACGCTCCCGACCGCCTCGACATCACGCGCGAGCCCGTGCCGCACCTGGCCTTCGGGCACGGCATCCACCAGTGCGTCGGACAGCAGCTATCCCGATTGGAGCTGCGCATCGCGTTCGAATCGTTGGCGCGCCGCCTGCCGAACCTTCACGTGGCGGTGCCGACCAGCGAGATCCGTACCCGCTCCGAAATGATCATCTACGGTGTGCGAGAGCTGCCGGTGACCTGGTGA
- the panD gene encoding aspartate 1-decarboxylase: protein MIYREMLKSKIHRAVVRQADLHYVGSITIDATLMAAAGLWPGEKVDVLDITNGARLSTYVIEGEADSGTIGINGAAAHLISPGDLVIIVGYALMAEEDARSYQPNVVFVNGDNQLVRMGTDPAEAYDGVGLVRGDTNSPQPSLSEQAGDPRRAQ from the coding sequence ATGATCTACCGCGAGATGCTCAAATCCAAAATCCATCGTGCCGTCGTGCGACAGGCCGATCTTCACTATGTTGGTTCGATCACCATCGACGCCACCCTGATGGCGGCCGCCGGCCTGTGGCCGGGAGAAAAGGTCGACGTGCTGGACATCACCAACGGTGCGCGGCTCAGCACGTACGTCATCGAAGGTGAGGCGGACAGCGGGACCATCGGCATCAACGGCGCCGCCGCTCACCTGATCAGTCCAGGCGATCTGGTGATCATCGTCGGCTATGCGTTGATGGCCGAGGAGGACGCCCGCTCTTACCAGCCCAACGTCGTGTTCGTGAACGGCGACAACCAACTGGTGCGCATGGGCACCGACCCGGCCGAGGCGTACGACGGCGTCGGTCTGGTGCGCGGTGACACCAACAGCCCCCAGCCCTCCCTTTCCGAGCAGGCCGGAGACCCGCGGAGAGCGCAGTGA
- a CDS encoding class I SAM-dependent methyltransferase, translated as MNTAEIMTAFTSGLADINLAEPDTARGGEKAAERMKTASSTIYDMAATLSAKGDLWNWGMYDPEIVDEIRARLPGFGEFGTDGFSEQLYFLALRDLPIGLDDYDGRTVLEVGCGTGEGLNFLSRIARGARMTGLDLSPRAIARASATLARADVLEFVHGDAEKLPFVDGSVNILVNIESSHNYPDLGRFLREVERVLSPGGILTHIDVFTRQRYAAMRRMTAEIDGLTWVTDHDISDRVRAAIGRRMASDSHFHATLARQRMNPMARRIAAHSQILMFGGMFAGYQPPAVIRLLSRIGIVPWVSGLPMESYRHQVAVRR; from the coding sequence GTGAACACTGCCGAGATCATGACCGCCTTCACCAGCGGCCTGGCCGACATCAATCTTGCTGAGCCTGACACGGCTCGCGGTGGTGAGAAGGCTGCGGAAAGAATGAAAACGGCCAGCTCGACAATCTATGACATGGCCGCCACCCTCTCGGCGAAGGGGGACCTGTGGAACTGGGGGATGTATGACCCTGAGATCGTCGACGAGATCCGGGCTCGGTTGCCAGGGTTCGGTGAGTTCGGCACGGACGGCTTCAGCGAGCAATTGTACTTCCTGGCTCTGCGGGACCTGCCGATCGGTCTGGACGACTACGACGGTCGCACGGTGCTGGAAGTCGGCTGCGGCACCGGGGAAGGCCTGAACTTCCTTTCCCGTATCGCCCGTGGCGCACGGATGACCGGCCTGGACCTGTCGCCGCGAGCCATCGCCAGGGCTTCGGCGACCCTCGCGCGTGCGGACGTACTGGAGTTCGTGCACGGCGACGCCGAGAAACTGCCTTTCGTTGACGGCTCCGTGAACATACTCGTCAACATAGAGAGCTCGCACAACTATCCTGATCTCGGCAGATTCCTCCGGGAGGTGGAACGTGTGCTCAGCCCCGGCGGCATCCTCACCCACATTGACGTCTTCACGCGTCAGCGTTACGCGGCGATGCGCCGGATGACCGCGGAGATCGACGGCCTGACCTGGGTCACCGACCACGACATCTCCGACCGGGTTCGCGCGGCGATCGGCCGCCGGATGGCGTCCGACAGCCATTTCCACGCCACGCTCGCGCGGCAGCGGATGAACCCGATGGCGCGCAGGATCGCGGCACACAGCCAGATCCTGATGTTCGGCGGCATGTTCGCGGGATATCAGCCGCCCGCCGTGATCAGGCTGCTGAGCAGGATCGGGATCGTGCCCTGGGTGAGCGGCCTGCCGATGGAGAGCTACCGTCACCAGGTAGCCGTCCGCCGGTGA
- a CDS encoding acyltransferase domain-containing protein, giving the protein MDTRLFAVAADTEDGLAELLRTHLDRVRARAGLPALAWYWHDAVVRTAGAGHRLTFVVDSYADLAEQLAAALAGETDRIPPDVTARRPGLVFVFAGQGAQWYGMGRELLAAEPAFREALLRCDQEVRRFAEFSVVEQLGLDPPASRMDEIDVLQPTMVSLQIALTALWRSWGIVPDAVVGHSMGGDRGRAYRRRAGPPRCDNDRLPAQCAAAPDLR; this is encoded by the coding sequence GTGGACACACGATTGTTCGCTGTCGCGGCAGACACCGAGGACGGACTGGCGGAACTCCTGCGCACGCACCTTGACCGAGTGCGTGCGCGGGCGGGCCTGCCGGCGCTGGCCTGGTACTGGCATGACGCCGTGGTGCGTACCGCCGGAGCGGGGCACCGCCTGACCTTCGTTGTCGATTCGTACGCTGATCTCGCTGAACAACTGGCCGCCGCCCTCGCGGGAGAAACCGACCGCATTCCTCCCGATGTGACGGCACGCCGGCCCGGCCTGGTGTTCGTCTTCGCCGGGCAGGGCGCCCAGTGGTACGGAATGGGCCGCGAGCTGCTGGCCGCTGAGCCGGCGTTCCGGGAGGCGCTCCTTCGCTGTGATCAGGAGGTTCGGCGTTTCGCCGAATTCTCGGTGGTCGAGCAGCTCGGTTTGGACCCGCCAGCGTCCCGGATGGACGAGATCGACGTGCTGCAGCCGACCATGGTGTCGTTGCAGATCGCCCTGACGGCTTTGTGGCGCAGTTGGGGGATCGTGCCGGATGCCGTGGTCGGCCACAGCATGGGGGGAGATCGCGGCCGCGCATACCGCAGGCGCGCTGGGCCTCCGAGATGCGATAATGATCGCCTGCCGGCGCAGTGCGCTGCTGCGCCGGATCTCCGGTAG
- a CDS encoding acyltransferase domain-containing protein yields the protein MIACRRSALLRRISGRGALATTELSPAQAHAVADASAGRISVAGENSPRSTVLAGDAASLARLVDDLTRRDVYCRVITGTVASHSHYVDDLRADLDLALRSLAPGPTRIVMYSTVTGEPVPGTSLASQYWMRNLREPVRFAAAVERLGDTGHEVFVEVSAHPVLLSPVRQTLAHAGRPAHLLASGRRQAERRSVLASLGMLYGCGREPRWAAFALSEPGATLTPYQAAVLGAVRLTRPASQLETSPAL from the coding sequence ATGATCGCCTGCCGGCGCAGTGCGCTGCTGCGCCGGATCTCCGGTAGGGGGGCGTTGGCCACCACGGAGCTGTCCCCCGCCCAGGCGCATGCCGTCGCGGATGCCAGCGCCGGGCGCATCAGCGTCGCCGGCGAGAACAGCCCCCGGTCGACGGTGCTGGCCGGCGACGCGGCGTCACTCGCCAGGCTCGTCGATGATCTCACCCGGCGCGACGTCTACTGCCGCGTGATTACGGGAACCGTCGCCTCGCACAGCCACTACGTCGATGACCTGCGTGCGGATCTTGATCTGGCGTTACGGTCGCTGGCACCGGGACCTACGAGGATCGTGATGTACTCGACCGTGACCGGCGAGCCCGTGCCAGGAACGAGCCTCGCCTCACAGTACTGGATGCGTAACCTGCGCGAGCCGGTCCGTTTCGCCGCCGCGGTCGAGCGGCTCGGTGACACCGGCCATGAGGTGTTTGTGGAGGTGAGCGCGCATCCTGTCCTGTTGAGCCCGGTGCGGCAGACGCTGGCGCACGCCGGACGGCCGGCGCATCTGCTGGCATCCGGTCGGCGGCAGGCGGAACGGCGCTCGGTCCTGGCGTCGCTCGGCATGTTGTACGGCTGCGGGCGGGAGCCGCGGTGGGCGGCGTTCGCCCTGTCGGAACCCGGAGCCACGCTCACCCCTTACCAGGCGGCCGTGCTCGGCGCGGTCCGCCTGACCCGGCCCGCCTCCCAGCTGGAGACGAGCCCGGCACTCTGA
- a CDS encoding TetR/AcrR family transcriptional regulator has product MSREESRELTREKLLRSAAELFAERGLAGTSVEQIVERAGFTRGAFYGNFDGKHELVLALLEKRTERELEELRALGRDAGSFEGMVEQFRAWHRERDRHLASWLVLRTELWLYGLRNPGVLPTLTDREARTRTIIAEALARDFTSRDASPPAPVEVLALIVHALDDGLAIQRVLSPESSPDDAAVDAVDLLLRSWVALGREIAAEKGND; this is encoded by the coding sequence TTGTCCCGAGAGGAGAGTCGGGAGCTGACCCGCGAGAAGCTGCTGCGCTCGGCGGCGGAGCTGTTCGCCGAGCGTGGCCTTGCCGGCACATCGGTCGAACAGATTGTCGAGCGTGCCGGTTTCACGCGAGGCGCCTTCTACGGCAACTTCGACGGCAAGCACGAGCTCGTGCTCGCCCTGCTGGAGAAGCGCACAGAGCGTGAGCTGGAGGAGCTGCGGGCGCTGGGCCGTGACGCCGGCTCGTTCGAGGGCATGGTCGAGCAGTTCCGGGCCTGGCATCGTGAGCGTGACCGTCACCTCGCGAGCTGGCTTGTGCTGCGCACCGAGCTGTGGCTCTACGGCCTGCGCAACCCGGGCGTCCTGCCGACGCTGACCGACCGGGAGGCGCGGACGCGGACGATCATCGCGGAGGCGCTCGCCCGCGACTTCACGTCTCGTGACGCGTCCCCACCTGCTCCGGTCGAGGTGCTCGCGTTGATAGTGCACGCGCTTGACGACGGCCTGGCGATCCAACGGGTCCTGTCGCCCGAGAGCAGCCCGGACGACGCGGCAGTCGACGCGGTGGACTTGTTACTGCGGTCGTGGGTCGCGTTGGGTCGCGAAATAGCTGCGGAGAAAGGGAACGACTGA
- a CDS encoding DUF6204 family protein, protein MPEHVYRVLVRGRFDKLDPPAREKLRRNADQQDVLNASFTEEGTLVYNESIVAFTFRLVVRVEFDDKAEQRAQDAAEERLMARFDEIGCGYRDLRFGVTDMDSMKINRPARERR, encoded by the coding sequence ATGCCCGAGCACGTCTACCGGGTGCTGGTACGCGGACGGTTTGACAAACTTGACCCCCCGGCGCGGGAGAAGCTTCGCCGGAACGCCGACCAGCAGGATGTGCTCAACGCGTCGTTCACCGAAGAAGGAACGCTCGTCTACAACGAGTCCATCGTCGCCTTCACATTCCGCCTGGTCGTTCGAGTCGAGTTCGACGACAAGGCGGAGCAGCGGGCGCAGGATGCCGCCGAAGAACGGCTGATGGCAAGGTTCGACGAGATCGGCTGCGGCTATCGCGACCTCCGATTCGGAGTGACGGACATGGACAGTATGAAGATCAACCGGCCAGCGCGGGAGCGGCGCTGA
- a CDS encoding MFS transporter: MVDTERTTWPSEPVLQVAQPAPDPRRWWALAVLLVATFMDLLDNNIVTVAIPNIQQHLGASPTSIQWMNAGYTLAFAVMLITGGRLGDIFGRKRMFLTGVAGFMAASGMCAIAQSPEFLVGARVVQGGAAAVMVPQVLAIIHVSFAREEVGKVVSLYAGIVGLAIVAGPLVGGLLLQWNPFGLEWRSIFAVNLPVGAVALVAVSAWMRESRSPNARRPDGIGMILVAVGLLLVLFPLVQGRELGWPMWSIVAMVIAVPVFALFLRYEREKVRRDDSPLLALNLFKTGSFSVGVGTQLLFSCVPAGFFITWTVYLQGGLGWSALHTGLTTIPFSVAVPVAGGLAVRYIFPKYGRRCLMVGVAVMTSGVLSYVWTAHHFATTVTAWHAAPSLLLIGSGMGLLVAPLTGMILIDVPPHEAGAASGIINATGQLGAAVGVALIGGLFFSQGLGKFAGKQTFGVVWGFQWGCVARF; encoded by the coding sequence ATGGTCGATACTGAGCGGACCACCTGGCCGTCCGAGCCGGTACTGCAGGTGGCCCAGCCCGCACCCGACCCGAGGCGTTGGTGGGCTCTCGCGGTCCTGCTCGTCGCCACGTTCATGGACCTGCTTGACAACAACATCGTCACGGTGGCTATTCCGAACATCCAGCAGCATCTCGGGGCGTCGCCAACGTCCATCCAGTGGATGAACGCGGGCTATACTCTCGCCTTCGCTGTGATGCTGATAACCGGAGGTCGACTGGGAGATATTTTCGGTCGCAAGCGAATGTTCTTGACCGGTGTCGCCGGGTTTATGGCGGCGTCCGGAATGTGCGCGATTGCGCAGAGTCCGGAATTCCTCGTCGGCGCCCGGGTGGTCCAGGGGGGCGCTGCGGCCGTCATGGTGCCGCAGGTACTGGCGATCATCCACGTCAGCTTTGCTCGGGAAGAAGTCGGCAAGGTCGTCAGCCTATACGCGGGCATCGTGGGCCTGGCGATCGTCGCGGGACCGCTCGTCGGTGGTCTTCTGCTCCAGTGGAACCCGTTCGGCCTCGAATGGCGCAGCATTTTTGCGGTCAACCTCCCCGTCGGCGCGGTAGCGTTGGTGGCAGTGTCGGCGTGGATGCGGGAATCCAGGTCCCCGAATGCTCGCCGGCCCGACGGGATAGGGATGATCCTCGTCGCCGTAGGGCTGCTGCTCGTGCTTTTTCCGCTTGTGCAGGGGCGCGAGCTGGGCTGGCCGATGTGGAGCATTGTCGCCATGGTAATCGCTGTCCCAGTGTTCGCGCTGTTCCTACGGTATGAACGGGAAAAGGTGCGCCGTGACGATTCGCCACTGTTGGCGCTGAACCTCTTCAAAACTGGCAGCTTTTCTGTCGGTGTCGGCACGCAACTGTTGTTCAGCTGCGTGCCGGCTGGATTCTTCATCACCTGGACGGTTTATCTGCAGGGTGGTCTAGGCTGGTCGGCACTGCATACCGGTCTGACCACGATTCCATTCTCCGTCGCTGTTCCCGTGGCTGGCGGACTCGCGGTACGCTACATTTTTCCGAAGTATGGCCGTCGCTGCCTCATGGTGGGAGTGGCGGTGATGACGTCGGGTGTTCTTTCCTACGTGTGGACGGCGCATCACTTCGCCACCACCGTGACAGCATGGCATGCTGCCCCGTCTCTGCTGCTGATCGGTTCGGGCATGGGCCTGCTGGTCGCGCCACTGACCGGGATGATCCTGATCGATGTGCCGCCGCACGAAGCCGGCGCGGCCTCCGGAATCATCAACGCGACCGGCCAGCTTGGCGCGGCAGTGGGCGTCGCGCTGATCGGTGGGCTGTTCTTCTCCCAGGGCCTCGGCAAGTTTGCTGGTAAGCAGACTTTCGGCGTTGTGTGGGGCTTCCAGTGGGGTTGCGTAGCGCGCTTCTGA